The following are from one region of the Alicyclobacillus fastidiosus genome:
- a CDS encoding LUD domain-containing protein, whose amino-acid sequence MNRDDFLRNIATRLGRTPGASPSKRSAVGVPQFWSERKVEPSEVSMRFVDTFQALGGELESFETEDEVRNRLDDLLRELSASAVGAWGRTAGWPFSVESVLNSWDAVRWDETTPAEFAHVQVSITGCMFAIADTGTIAIASSQVQGRGVHVLPSVHIVILRESQIKLRLGEVLAWLSEQNGQAGLPASVHFVSGPSRSSDIENDQSIGVHGPARVIALMLKD is encoded by the coding sequence GTGAACAGGGATGATTTTTTACGCAACATCGCCACACGGCTTGGCCGAACACCAGGAGCGTCCCCAAGCAAACGCTCTGCCGTAGGTGTCCCTCAGTTCTGGTCGGAACGCAAGGTTGAACCTTCAGAAGTATCGATGCGATTTGTAGACACCTTTCAAGCGCTCGGTGGTGAATTGGAGAGCTTCGAGACGGAAGATGAAGTTAGGAATAGGCTGGACGACTTACTCCGTGAACTTTCTGCAAGTGCAGTAGGAGCTTGGGGGAGAACTGCAGGCTGGCCATTCAGTGTGGAATCGGTTCTCAATTCATGGGACGCAGTACGATGGGATGAGACCACCCCCGCCGAGTTTGCTCATGTCCAGGTATCGATTACTGGCTGCATGTTCGCCATTGCTGATACGGGGACTATCGCAATTGCAAGTAGCCAAGTGCAGGGCCGTGGGGTTCACGTGCTGCCGAGTGTTCACATCGTCATCCTCCGTGAGTCTCAGATAAAACTGCGGCTCGGCGAGGTGCTCGCGTGGTTATCAGAACAAAACGGACAGGCGGGATTGCCAGCGTCCGTGCATTTCGTAAGTGGTCCAAGTCGTTCATCCGACATTGAAAACGACCAAAGCATCGGCGTGCATGGACCCGCGCGTGTCATCGCCCTCATGTTAAAAGATTAA
- a CDS encoding EAL domain-containing protein translates to MKMINHESYLPTLECFIHTLPDFINVKDGQGRWIEANAVALDVFHLPRDVDYRGKRDSELAAFTPFFAESLQFCEVTDEQVWKDGQVVRGREEIPQPDGGVRVFDTIKVPLFHEDGSRKLLIVIGRDITEHDRAHHELEESKQRYRSLFYNSPNAVFSLDLNRNFSSLNSKMVALCGYEADELIGKPFSTIVSEECQSDAVKLHRVALEDPSQSIELSIRRKDAKIVDINLYEMPIVVNSETIGVYGVAKDISDQKRSEQIIHHMAFYDTLTGLANRALLTKTIEDAIEDLRHHDRSLALLFLDLDNFKSLNDTKGHSVGDQFLKQVAERLRTCVSSTKDLICRLGGDEFVVLLPTVTNCTEVRNVACKILNSFEKPWYLEDEKLVFTASVGIAMTSDSHQSAERLIRNADIAMYEAKRKGKNTYQYFDQKLNERIHRRFEIEKSLRRALECEEFKLLFQPQIDTVTKAITGAEALIRWEHPELGLVSPGEFIDVAEDSGLIVPIGKWVIREVCAYIKKWIDAGVPLVRVSLNVSPRQFQDENFVDYFTQVLSETRVSGKWIGVEITECGIIQDVQYAQKTIMELRKMGIAIDIDDFGTGYSSFSYLMDFPVDKIKIDQAFVKDMHIEKAGAIVKSVISLAHNLNMLSIAEGVETEKQSTLLASYGCDEQQGYFFHGPVDEVEFIGLLTSGL, encoded by the coding sequence ATGAAGATGATCAATCACGAATCGTATTTACCTACGCTCGAATGTTTCATTCACACCTTACCGGATTTCATCAATGTGAAAGATGGGCAAGGTCGGTGGATTGAAGCGAATGCTGTGGCACTTGACGTGTTTCATCTTCCTAGAGATGTTGATTATAGAGGAAAACGGGATTCAGAATTGGCGGCATTTACACCCTTTTTCGCGGAATCCCTTCAATTTTGCGAAGTTACGGATGAACAGGTTTGGAAGGACGGCCAGGTGGTTCGAGGCAGGGAAGAGATTCCACAACCGGACGGTGGGGTTCGCGTCTTCGATACCATCAAAGTTCCGCTTTTTCACGAGGATGGTTCTCGAAAACTGCTGATTGTCATCGGTCGTGATATTACTGAGCATGACAGGGCACATCATGAGTTAGAAGAGAGCAAGCAACGCTATCGATCCCTGTTCTACAATAGCCCGAACGCCGTGTTTTCACTGGATCTCAATCGGAATTTCAGCTCGCTCAATTCCAAGATGGTGGCCTTGTGTGGATACGAGGCGGACGAGCTCATTGGGAAGCCATTTTCAACGATCGTGTCGGAAGAATGTCAATCTGACGCTGTCAAGTTGCACCGTGTCGCCCTCGAGGATCCCAGTCAGTCGATCGAATTGAGCATTCGTAGAAAAGATGCCAAGATTGTAGATATCAATCTCTATGAGATGCCTATCGTAGTAAATAGTGAAACCATTGGCGTCTACGGAGTGGCCAAGGACATTTCTGATCAAAAGAGAAGTGAACAAATTATCCATCACATGGCATTTTACGATACGCTCACGGGATTGGCGAATCGGGCCTTGCTCACCAAAACGATCGAGGATGCCATCGAAGATCTGCGCCATCATGATCGTTCACTTGCACTTCTTTTTTTGGATTTGGACAACTTTAAATCACTGAATGATACCAAGGGTCATTCGGTTGGGGATCAGTTTTTAAAACAGGTCGCTGAGCGGCTCCGAACATGTGTATCCTCTACGAAGGATTTGATCTGCCGTCTTGGTGGAGATGAATTTGTCGTTCTTCTCCCAACTGTAACCAATTGTACAGAAGTCCGCAATGTCGCATGCAAAATTCTTAATTCGTTTGAAAAGCCCTGGTATTTGGAAGATGAAAAACTCGTCTTCACAGCGAGTGTGGGTATCGCCATGACGAGTGACAGCCACCAGAGCGCTGAACGTCTCATTCGAAATGCGGATATCGCCATGTATGAGGCGAAGCGCAAAGGCAAAAACACGTACCAATATTTCGATCAAAAGTTAAACGAGAGAATTCATCGCCGTTTCGAAATTGAAAAGTCTTTACGGCGTGCGTTGGAATGCGAGGAATTTAAGCTGTTATTCCAACCTCAGATCGATACAGTTACGAAAGCTATCACGGGTGCCGAGGCCCTTATCAGGTGGGAACACCCGGAGTTGGGCTTGGTTTCACCGGGAGAGTTTATCGATGTCGCGGAGGATTCTGGTCTCATTGTACCGATTGGAAAATGGGTTATACGTGAAGTGTGTGCATACATCAAAAAATGGATAGACGCGGGAGTTCCTTTGGTTCGCGTGTCCTTAAACGTTTCGCCGCGACAATTCCAAGACGAAAATTTTGTCGACTATTTCACTCAGGTATTGTCTGAAACCCGCGTCAGCGGCAAGTGGATCGGCGTGGAGATCACCGAATGCGGCATCATCCAGGACGTCCAGTACGCGCAAAAAACCATTATGGAGTTGCGCAAAATGGGTATTGCTATCGATATCGATGATTTTGGCACAGGGTATTCGTCGTTTAGCTATCTCATGGACTTTCCAGTGGATAAAATCAAAATTGACCAGGCATTTGTGAAGGACATGCACATCGAGAAAGCAGGAGCTATCGTCAAGTCGGTGATATCCCTCGCTCACAACTTGAACATGTTATCGATCGCTGAAGGCGTGGAAACAGAAAAACAGAGCACGTTGCTGGCTTCGTACGGCTGCGACGAACAGCAGGGGTATTTTTTCCATGGACCAGTTGACGAAGTTGAATTCATTGGACTTTTAACGAGCGGCCTTTGA